The following coding sequences lie in one Mycobacterium sp. DL440 genomic window:
- a CDS encoding DUF6049 family protein produces the protein MTAAPAVRRGFTLLAHTVVLVAVVLLFSVWSTAALPVLLPRAGASEPGAMPFLQIRIDRVTPNVVTTTSETVLTVSGAVLNVGDRPVRDVDIRMEHARAVTSSSQLRTDLTGDVDRFEPVADFVTVAPEMQRGQSVDFTLSYPLRAEGPGSLHISEPGVYPVLLNVNGTPDYGDPAKLDDARFLLPVLGVPPDRPEGNPPDSMSAADTLNSVVPPDTSQPVRMTMLWPLADRPRLAPGAPGGTTPVRLVDDSLAASLAPGGRLDTLLSAADFATGPTVDSGGQMRATLCLAVDPDLLVTVNAMTGGYVVNDGPDTGAGTPTRPGTGQEAAVGWLNRLRALAGRLCVAPTNYAQADLTALQRVGDAGLSAIATNGAGDIVDQILGATSIRGASILGDGPLTHPALDLLAAQGQTVAISATQISAQDSVTGAPETADVTPLRYRPEVVAAGFDPAVGAALAGAGTDPVAPSYLDPSLEIPVHHDSQTARRQDALGALLWRGLTPTEEPRTQILMPPLVWSLDADDAQAILTSVATTIHAGLAVPRPLPALIAESNAVPPEPLQPPPPDSLGNPHSSIDENINGGIAAVISRLWGLTAALTTDERTGLTGMQYTAPLREDMLRALSQSVPPEAREGLAEQRLQTVSRSVNDMFGAVTIVNPGGAYTLATERSPLPLALRNDLPVPVRVRLHVDAPPGMTVTDLGEIELPPGYLPLRVPIEVHFTQRVAVDVSLQTTDGLTLGEPVRLSVHSNAYGKVLFFITLSAGAVLVALAGRRLWHRFRGQPDRADLIPPGEHPDPLDVAMAFNNDGGTDDASATPPSPPAPATSPDRP, from the coding sequence GTGACCGCCGCCCCGGCGGTGCGCCGAGGATTTACCCTCCTGGCGCACACAGTGGTGCTTGTGGCGGTGGTGTTGTTGTTCTCGGTGTGGTCCACCGCCGCGCTGCCCGTCCTTCTGCCCCGCGCAGGCGCAAGTGAACCGGGGGCGATGCCGTTCCTCCAGATCCGTATCGACCGCGTCACCCCCAACGTCGTCACCACCACCAGTGAAACCGTGCTGACGGTCAGCGGGGCCGTGCTCAACGTCGGTGACCGGCCGGTGCGCGATGTGGACATCCGGATGGAGCACGCGCGGGCGGTCACCTCATCGAGTCAGTTGCGCACCGACCTCACCGGGGATGTCGACCGGTTCGAGCCCGTGGCCGACTTCGTCACCGTGGCACCCGAGATGCAGCGCGGCCAGTCCGTGGACTTCACGCTGTCCTATCCGCTGCGCGCCGAAGGCCCCGGGTCGCTGCACATCAGCGAACCCGGTGTCTACCCCGTGCTGCTCAACGTCAACGGGACGCCGGACTACGGTGATCCGGCCAAACTGGACGACGCCCGCTTCCTCCTGCCGGTCCTCGGGGTGCCGCCCGACCGGCCTGAAGGCAATCCGCCTGACTCGATGTCGGCAGCCGACACCCTCAACTCGGTGGTACCGCCGGACACCTCTCAGCCGGTGCGGATGACGATGCTCTGGCCCCTGGCCGACCGGCCGCGGCTGGCCCCGGGCGCCCCCGGTGGCACCACACCGGTGCGGTTGGTCGACGACAGCCTCGCCGCGTCGCTGGCCCCGGGCGGACGGCTCGACACCCTACTGTCGGCCGCCGACTTCGCCACCGGGCCGACTGTCGACTCCGGCGGCCAGATGCGTGCCACCTTGTGCCTCGCCGTCGACCCCGATCTGCTCGTCACGGTCAACGCGATGACCGGCGGCTACGTCGTCAACGACGGACCCGACACCGGTGCCGGCACCCCGACGCGGCCCGGCACCGGCCAGGAAGCGGCCGTCGGTTGGCTGAACCGCCTGCGCGCCCTGGCCGGGCGGCTCTGCGTCGCGCCGACCAACTACGCGCAGGCCGACCTGACCGCGCTTCAACGGGTCGGCGATGCGGGTTTGAGCGCGATCGCGACCAACGGTGCCGGCGACATCGTCGATCAGATCCTGGGTGCCACCTCGATCCGGGGTGCCAGCATCCTGGGCGACGGTCCGCTCACCCACCCCGCCCTGGACCTGCTGGCGGCCCAGGGCCAGACAGTCGCCATCTCGGCCACCCAGATCAGCGCCCAGGATTCGGTGACCGGCGCCCCCGAGACCGCCGATGTCACGCCGCTGCGGTACCGGCCCGAGGTCGTGGCGGCAGGATTCGACCCGGCGGTCGGTGCCGCCCTGGCCGGTGCGGGCACCGACCCGGTGGCGCCGTCGTACCTGGACCCGTCGCTGGAGATCCCGGTCCATCACGACTCGCAGACCGCGCGCCGCCAGGATGCACTGGGCGCGCTGCTGTGGCGGGGGCTCACGCCCACCGAGGAACCCCGGACCCAGATCCTGATGCCACCGTTGGTGTGGTCGCTGGACGCTGACGACGCGCAGGCCATCCTGACCTCGGTGGCCACCACGATCCACGCCGGGCTGGCCGTGCCGCGCCCGCTGCCCGCGTTGATCGCCGAGAGCAACGCCGTACCGCCCGAACCCCTGCAACCCCCGCCGCCGGATTCCCTCGGCAACCCGCACAGCAGCATCGACGAGAACATCAACGGCGGCATCGCCGCGGTGATCAGCCGGCTCTGGGGGCTGACGGCCGCGTTGACCACCGACGAGCGCACCGGGCTGACCGGCATGCAGTACACCGCGCCGCTACGGGAGGACATGCTGCGGGCGCTGAGCCAGTCGGTGCCGCCGGAAGCCCGCGAAGGGCTGGCCGAGCAGCGGTTGCAGACCGTCAGCCGCAGTGTGAACGACATGTTCGGCGCGGTGACGATCGTCAACCCGGGCGGGGCCTACACGCTGGCCACCGAGCGCAGCCCGCTGCCGCTGGCCCTGCGTAACGACCTGCCGGTGCCGGTCCGGGTCCGGCTGCACGTCGACGCACCACCCGGGATGACCGTCACCGACCTGGGCGAGATCGAGCTGCCGCCCGGCTATCTGCCGCTACGGGTGCCGATCGAGGTGCACTTCACCCAACGAGTGGCCGTCGACGTCAGCCTGCAGACCACCGACGGCCTGACGCTCGGTGAGCCCGTCCGGTTGTCGGTGCATTCCAACGCCTACGGCAAGGTGCTGTTCTTCATCACGCTGTCGGCCGGGGCCGTGTTGGTGGCGCTCGCCGGACGCCGGTTGTGGCACCGCTTCCGCGGCCAGCCCGACCGCGCGGACCTCATCCCGCCGGGTGAACACCCCGACCCGCTCGACGTCGCGATGGCATTCAACAACGACGGCGGCACCGACGATGCGTCTGCCACCCCGCCTTCCCCGCCGGCGCCTGCGACGAGTCCGGACCGACCCTGA
- the murJ gene encoding murein biosynthesis integral membrane protein MurJ: MTSPDQPAARPPGPPRIPHATGPIRPAGRAELSDAAVVSRSWGMAFATLISRITGFFRFVLLMALLGGALTSSFSVANQLPNMVAALVLEATFTAIFVPVLARAERDDPDGGTAFVRRLVTLATTLLLVTTVLSVLCAPLLVRLMLGSDPKVNNPLTTAFAYLLLPQVLFYGLSSVFMAILNTRNVFGPPAWAPVVNNVVAIVTLGVFVLVPGEFSIDPPHMGTAKLLVLGIGTTLGVVAQAAVLLVAIRAERVSLRPLWGIDARLKKFGTMAAAMVLYVLISQIGLIVGNQIASGAADTGPAIYNYTWLVLMLPFGMIGVTVLTVVMPRLSRNAAADNIPAVLDDYSLATRLTMVTLIPVVAMMTVGGPAIGSALFAYGNFSATDAGYLGMAITLSAFTLIPYALVLLQLRVFYAREKPWTPIAIVVVITAVKIVGSIIAPHLTGDPNMVAGYLGLANGLGFVAGAVMGYVLLKSDLRPRGGRLLRDAVIRTILVTVAASLIAGLVAHAADRLLGLDSLTEHAGAAGSLLRLVALGVIMVPIIAGVMLAARVPEAQSALAMVRRRLGRGRRAPQPGAGQVAIQTIAPPVAPHPPMPVTYPDQRNSSPTEWPSSPAAAGDGTSAGVAGAGMWKGSPVTDESADGPALDDTSSSGMTTDTTKLPRPAADEFQPDVPPPGPATPSDEGPGSGEPAANRANGANGATRSATDYGGDPTREPISFAPPHEAALESADDDVHLIPGATIAEGRYRLLVFHGGPPHLQFWQALDTALDRQVALTFVDPDATMPDAQVQEILSRTLKLSRIDVPGIARVLDVAHSGSGGLIVAEWIRGGSLAEVADTSPSPIGGARAIQSLAAAAEAAHRAGVALSIDHPSRVRVSIEGDVALAFPATMPDATPDDDIRGIGAALYALLVNRWPLPESGSRGGLEPAALDPAGQPVEPRAVDRDIPFQISAAAARAVQPGGGIRSAPTLLNLLQQATAIADRTELLGSVEETPAPAAPVRAHETPEEHEAAEARRRKGVIIGVSVGAAIILVALLVLASVLNSIFGDVGGGLNRDELGLNAPSSNSEENQDNSSAATGSTVKPVRATVFSPEGEADSPATAGQAIDGNTGTAWSTDTYSDPAPFPGFKNGVGLMLQLPQPTTIGSVTLNVTSTGTSVQIRSAQSATPSSLSDTTELSPSTALKPGSNTISVNKASSTSYVLVWISTLGTVDGKSRTDISEITLKAAS, translated from the coding sequence ATGACCTCGCCCGACCAACCAGCGGCCCGCCCACCAGGCCCGCCGCGGATTCCGCATGCGACGGGTCCGATCCGCCCCGCCGGGCGCGCGGAGCTGTCCGACGCCGCAGTGGTGTCGCGGTCGTGGGGCATGGCCTTCGCCACGCTGATCTCCCGCATCACCGGGTTCTTCCGGTTCGTGCTGCTCATGGCCCTGCTCGGCGGAGCGTTGACCAGCTCGTTCTCGGTGGCCAACCAGCTCCCCAACATGGTGGCCGCGTTGGTATTGGAAGCCACCTTCACCGCGATCTTCGTGCCGGTACTCGCCCGCGCCGAACGCGACGACCCCGATGGCGGTACCGCGTTCGTGCGGCGGCTGGTGACCCTGGCCACCACGCTGCTGTTGGTCACCACGGTGCTCTCCGTGCTGTGCGCGCCACTGCTGGTGCGGCTGATGCTGGGCAGCGATCCGAAGGTCAACAATCCGCTGACCACCGCGTTCGCCTACCTGTTGTTGCCGCAGGTGCTGTTCTACGGCCTGTCGTCGGTCTTCATGGCGATCCTCAACACCCGCAATGTGTTCGGTCCGCCGGCCTGGGCTCCGGTGGTCAACAACGTGGTGGCGATCGTGACCTTGGGCGTCTTCGTCCTGGTCCCCGGTGAGTTCTCGATCGATCCGCCCCACATGGGCACGGCCAAGCTGTTGGTCCTCGGAATCGGCACCACCCTGGGCGTGGTCGCGCAGGCCGCAGTGCTGCTCGTGGCGATCCGCGCTGAGCGGGTCAGCCTGCGGCCGCTGTGGGGCATCGACGCGCGCCTCAAGAAATTCGGCACCATGGCCGCGGCCATGGTGCTCTACGTGCTGATCAGCCAGATCGGCCTGATCGTCGGTAATCAGATCGCCAGCGGGGCAGCTGACACCGGGCCCGCCATCTACAACTACACCTGGCTGGTGTTGATGCTGCCGTTCGGGATGATCGGCGTCACGGTGTTGACCGTGGTGATGCCGCGCCTGAGCCGCAACGCGGCCGCCGACAACATTCCGGCCGTGCTCGACGATTACTCCCTGGCCACCCGGCTCACGATGGTGACGCTGATCCCGGTGGTGGCGATGATGACGGTCGGCGGACCCGCGATCGGCAGCGCACTGTTCGCCTACGGCAACTTCAGCGCCACCGATGCCGGCTACCTCGGCATGGCGATCACGCTCTCGGCCTTCACGCTCATCCCCTACGCGCTGGTCCTGCTGCAGCTGCGGGTGTTCTACGCGCGGGAGAAGCCGTGGACACCGATCGCCATCGTCGTGGTGATCACCGCCGTCAAGATCGTCGGCTCGATCATCGCGCCCCACCTGACCGGCGATCCCAACATGGTGGCCGGCTACCTCGGACTGGCCAACGGGTTGGGGTTTGTCGCCGGGGCCGTGATGGGTTACGTGCTGCTGAAGTCCGACCTGCGTCCCCGCGGGGGCCGGCTGCTGCGCGACGCCGTGATCCGCACGATCCTGGTGACCGTCGCGGCGTCGTTGATCGCCGGCCTGGTGGCCCATGCCGCCGACCGACTGCTGGGGTTGGACTCGCTCACCGAGCATGCCGGCGCCGCGGGTTCGTTGCTGCGCCTCGTTGCGCTCGGCGTGATCATGGTCCCGATCATCGCCGGCGTGATGCTCGCCGCCCGGGTTCCGGAGGCGCAGTCGGCGCTGGCCATGGTCCGCCGCCGGCTCGGGCGGGGGCGACGCGCACCTCAGCCGGGAGCCGGACAGGTAGCCATACAAACAATTGCGCCGCCCGTCGCGCCTCATCCGCCCATGCCCGTCACGTACCCTGATCAGAGGAATTCTTCTCCCACTGAGTGGCCGTCAAGCCCGGCAGCCGCCGGGGACGGGACTTCGGCAGGCGTTGCCGGAGCGGGGATGTGGAAAGGATCACCGGTGACCGACGAATCTGCGGACGGCCCGGCACTGGACGACACCTCGAGTTCCGGGATGACAACCGATACGACGAAGTTGCCGCGCCCGGCCGCCGATGAGTTCCAACCCGACGTGCCACCCCCCGGTCCGGCCACCCCGTCGGACGAGGGCCCGGGATCCGGCGAACCCGCCGCGAACCGGGCGAACGGGGCGAACGGGGCGACCCGGTCGGCCACCGACTACGGTGGCGACCCGACTCGCGAGCCGATTTCGTTCGCTCCGCCGCACGAGGCCGCCCTGGAATCGGCCGACGACGATGTGCACCTCATCCCCGGGGCCACCATCGCCGAGGGCCGCTACCGCCTTCTGGTGTTCCACGGCGGTCCGCCACACCTGCAGTTCTGGCAGGCGCTCGACACCGCGCTGGACCGCCAGGTGGCGCTGACCTTCGTGGACCCGGATGCCACCATGCCCGACGCGCAGGTGCAGGAGATCCTCTCGCGCACCCTCAAACTCAGCCGCATAGACGTTCCCGGTATCGCGCGGGTGCTCGACGTCGCGCACAGCGGATCGGGCGGCCTGATCGTCGCGGAGTGGATTCGCGGCGGCTCGCTTGCCGAGGTCGCGGACACCTCTCCCTCCCCGATCGGCGGGGCCCGCGCCATCCAGTCGCTGGCCGCTGCCGCCGAGGCCGCCCACCGCGCCGGGGTGGCCCTGTCCATCGATCACCCCAGCCGGGTGCGGGTGAGCATCGAAGGCGATGTAGCACTGGCCTTCCCGGCCACCATGCCCGACGCCACGCCCGATGACGACATCCGCGGCATCGGCGCGGCGCTGTACGCGCTGTTGGTCAACCGCTGGCCACTGCCGGAGTCCGGATCACGCGGCGGGCTGGAGCCTGCCGCCCTGGATCCGGCCGGACAGCCGGTTGAACCGCGCGCTGTCGACCGCGATATCCCGTTCCAGATCTCGGCGGCGGCAGCCCGTGCCGTCCAGCCCGGTGGCGGAATTCGTAGCGCTCCAACCCTTTTGAACCTGCTACAACAGGCCACCGCAATCGCCGATCGGACCGAGCTGCTGGGTTCGGTCGAGGAGACACCCGCCCCGGCCGCTCCGGTCCGCGCGCACGAGACCCCCGAGGAACACGAAGCCGCCGAGGCCCGGCGTCGCAAGGGCGTCATCATCGGGGTGAGCGTCGGCGCCGCCATCATCCTGGTGGCGCTGCTGGTACTGGCGTCCGTCCTCAACAGCATCTTCGGCGACGTCGGCGGCGGTCTCAACCGCGACGAACTCGGCCTGAATGCGCCGTCGTCGAATAGCGAAGAGAATCAGGACAATTCGTCGGCCGCCACCGGAAGCACAGTCAAACCCGTTCGAGCGACGGTATTCTCACCTGAGGGTGAAGCCGATTCACCGGCTACCGCCGGGCAGGCCATCGACGGCAATACCGGCACCGCGTGGTCCACCGACACGTATTCCGATCCCGCCCCGTTCCCCGGGTTCAAGAACGGCGTCGGCCTGATGCTGCAACTGCCGCAGCCGACCACGATCGGCTCGGTCACCCTCAACGTGACCAGCACCGGCACCTCGGTCCAGATCCGCTCGGCCCAGTCGGCCACGCCGTCATCGCTGTCGGACACCACCGAACTGAGCCCCTCCACCGCGCTCAAGCCCGGCTCCAACACCATCTCGGTGAACAAGGCGTCGTCCACCTCCTACGTGCTGGTGTGGATCTCGACGCTGGGCACTGTGGACGGCAAGAGCCGCACCGACATCTCCGAGATCACCCTCAAAGCAGCGTCCTGA
- the sigM gene encoding RNA polymerase sigma factor SigM, with amino-acid sequence MQLRGHREDGAATRSDAELLAAHVDGDRYAFEELVHRHHGQLRRLAFLTSHHHEDADDAVQDALLSAHRTAASFRHDSAVSSWLYRIVVNACLDRVRRSRNQPTASAHELDHLVHLHDPAGDPAPRVATSIVVERALMQLPLEQRAAVVAVDMQGYSVAETALLLGVAEGTVKSRCSRARHKLAGLLQYFEADERQHTPSAVGRSDSC; translated from the coding sequence ATGCAGCTGCGGGGGCACCGGGAAGATGGGGCCGCCACCCGTTCTGATGCCGAACTGCTGGCCGCCCACGTCGACGGGGACCGTTACGCGTTCGAGGAACTCGTCCACCGGCACCACGGCCAGCTACGCCGGTTGGCGTTTCTCACCAGCCATCACCACGAGGACGCCGACGACGCCGTCCAGGATGCCCTGTTGTCGGCTCATCGCACGGCAGCGTCGTTCCGCCACGACTCGGCCGTCAGCAGCTGGCTGTACCGCATCGTGGTGAACGCCTGTCTGGACCGGGTGCGCCGGTCACGCAACCAGCCCACCGCGTCCGCACACGAGCTCGACCATCTCGTTCACCTTCACGACCCGGCCGGCGACCCAGCGCCCCGGGTGGCGACCTCGATCGTGGTGGAGCGGGCACTCATGCAGCTTCCGCTGGAGCAGCGCGCCGCGGTGGTGGCCGTTGACATGCAGGGCTATTCGGTGGCCGAGACGGCGCTGCTCCTCGGGGTGGCGGAAGGCACCGTGAAGAGCCGCTGTTCCCGCGCCAGGCACAAGCTGGCCGGCCTGCTCCAGTATTTTGAAGCCGATGAACGGCAGCACACCCCGAGTGCCGTCGGACGGTCCGATTCCTGCTGA
- the trxB gene encoding thioredoxin-disulfide reductase: protein MSSSATVHDVIIIGSGPAGYTAAIYAARAQLKPLVFEGTQFGGALMTTTEVENYPGFREGITGPELMDEMREQALRFGADLRMEDVDAVDLTGPVKSVTVGDETHQARSVILAMGAAARHLGVPGEEALTGMGVSTCATCDGFFFRDEDIIVVGGGDSAMEEATFLTRFARSVTLIHRRNEFRASKIMLERARANEKITFLTNTEITQIEGDPKVTGVRLRDTVTGEESKLEVTGVFVAIGHDPRSELVRGQIDLDDEGYVSVIGRTTATTLDGVFAAGDLVDHTYRQAITAAGSGCSAAIDTERWLADND from the coding sequence ATGTCCTCCTCAGCGACGGTTCACGACGTCATCATCATCGGTTCCGGCCCCGCCGGATACACCGCAGCCATCTATGCCGCCCGCGCCCAGCTCAAGCCGCTGGTGTTCGAGGGCACGCAGTTCGGCGGCGCGTTGATGACCACCACCGAGGTGGAGAACTACCCGGGGTTCCGTGAGGGCATCACCGGCCCCGAATTGATGGACGAGATGCGTGAGCAGGCGCTGCGCTTCGGTGCGGATCTGCGCATGGAGGACGTCGACGCCGTAGACCTCACCGGCCCGGTGAAATCGGTCACCGTCGGCGACGAGACCCACCAGGCCCGGTCGGTGATCCTGGCCATGGGTGCCGCGGCGCGGCACCTCGGTGTGCCCGGCGAGGAAGCCCTGACCGGCATGGGCGTGAGTACCTGCGCCACCTGCGACGGCTTCTTCTTCCGCGACGAGGACATCATCGTGGTCGGCGGCGGCGACTCGGCGATGGAAGAGGCGACGTTCCTCACCCGGTTCGCACGTTCTGTGACCCTGATCCACCGTCGCAACGAGTTCCGCGCCTCCAAGATCATGCTGGAGCGGGCCCGCGCCAACGAGAAGATCACCTTCCTGACCAACACCGAGATCACCCAGATCGAGGGCGATCCGAAGGTCACCGGTGTGCGGCTGCGTGACACCGTCACCGGCGAGGAGTCCAAGCTCGAGGTGACCGGGGTGTTCGTCGCGATCGGTCACGACCCCCGCTCGGAACTCGTGCGCGGTCAGATCGATCTCGACGACGAGGGCTACGTGAGCGTGATCGGCCGTACCACCGCGACCACGCTCGACGGTGTGTTCGCCGCGGGCGACCTCGTCGACCACACCTACCGCCAGGCCATCACCGCCGCGGGCAGCGGCTGTTCGGCGGCCATCGACACCGAGCGCTGGCTCGCCGACAACGACTGA
- the trxA gene encoding thioredoxin translates to MSADSATVTVTDDSFSDDVLTSSTPVLVDFWATWCGPCKMVAPVLEEIAGEKAGELRVAKIDVDANPATARDFQVVSIPTLILFKDGAPVKRIVGAKGKAALLRELADAL, encoded by the coding sequence ATGAGTGCGGACAGCGCAACAGTAACCGTCACCGACGATTCGTTCTCGGACGATGTCCTGACCAGCAGCACGCCGGTGCTGGTGGATTTCTGGGCCACCTGGTGCGGGCCGTGCAAGATGGTGGCCCCGGTGCTCGAGGAGATCGCCGGCGAGAAGGCCGGTGAGTTGCGGGTCGCCAAGATCGACGTCGACGCCAACCCGGCCACCGCGCGTGACTTCCAGGTGGTGTCGATCCCGACGCTGATCCTGTTCAAGGACGGCGCCCCGGTCAAGCGCATCGTCGGTGCCAAGGGCAAGGCCGCCCTGCTGCGGGAACTCGCCGACGCTCTCTGA
- a CDS encoding N-acetylmuramoyl-L-alanine amidase, whose product MSSLRRGDRGGAVTEIRAALAALGLIDNPDADLSTGRHVALDAFDDELDSAVRAFQQHRGLLVDGIVGEATYRALREASYRLGARTLTHQFGAPMYGDDVATLQARLQDLGFYTGMVDGHFGLQTHNALSSYQREYGLYPDGICGPETLRSLYFLGSRVTGGSPHAIREEELVRRSGPQLSGKHVIIDPGRGGSDHGMIMNGPDGPISEADILWDLASRLEGRMTAIGMETFISRPANRSPLDAERAATANRVGADLMISLRCESQRSPSANGVASFHFGNSHGSVSTIGRNLADFIQREVVARTGLRDCRSHGRTWDLLRLTRMPTVEVDIGYITNPHDRGLLLSNHTRDAIAEGILAAVKRLYLLGKNDRPTGTFTFAELLAHELSVEQQAGRGA is encoded by the coding sequence ATGTCGAGTCTGCGTCGCGGTGACCGTGGCGGAGCAGTCACCGAGATCCGGGCAGCCTTGGCCGCGTTAGGTCTGATCGACAACCCTGACGCCGACCTGAGCACCGGCAGACACGTTGCGCTCGACGCATTCGATGACGAGCTCGACAGCGCCGTCCGGGCATTTCAGCAGCACCGGGGCCTGTTGGTGGACGGAATCGTCGGAGAGGCCACCTATCGCGCCCTGCGCGAGGCCTCCTACCGGCTCGGTGCCCGCACCCTGACCCATCAGTTCGGTGCGCCTATGTACGGCGACGATGTGGCGACCCTGCAGGCCCGCCTGCAGGACCTTGGTTTCTATACCGGCATGGTCGACGGGCATTTCGGTCTGCAGACCCACAACGCGTTGTCGTCCTACCAGCGTGAGTACGGGCTGTACCCCGACGGTATCTGTGGACCGGAAACCTTGCGCTCGTTGTATTTCCTGGGTTCGCGGGTGACCGGTGGTTCGCCGCACGCGATCCGAGAGGAAGAGCTGGTGCGACGCTCGGGTCCACAGCTCTCCGGCAAGCACGTCATCATCGATCCGGGCCGCGGCGGCTCCGATCACGGGATGATCATGAACGGGCCCGACGGGCCGATCAGCGAAGCAGACATCTTGTGGGACTTGGCAAGTCGGCTGGAAGGCCGGATGACCGCGATCGGCATGGAGACGTTCATCTCACGGCCGGCCAACCGCAGCCCACTGGACGCCGAACGTGCCGCCACTGCCAACCGGGTCGGTGCGGATCTGATGATCAGTCTGCGCTGTGAGAGTCAGCGCTCCCCCTCCGCAAATGGCGTGGCCTCGTTCCACTTCGGGAATTCCCATGGTTCGGTGTCGACCATCGGCCGCAACCTCGCCGACTTCATTCAGCGGGAAGTGGTGGCCCGCACCGGATTACGTGACTGCCGGTCCCACGGCCGGACCTGGGATCTGCTCCGGCTGACCCGGATGCCCACCGTCGAGGTGGACATCGGCTACATCACCAATCCGCATGATCGCGGGCTGCTGCTGTCCAACCACACTCGTGACGCGATCGCCGAGGGCATCCTGGCTGCGGTCAAGCGCCTGTATCTGTTGGGCAAGAACGACCGTCCGACAGGCACTTTCACCTTCGCCGAGCTGTTGGCTCACGAGTTGTCGGTGGAGCAGCAGGCGGGCCGCGGCGCGTGA
- a CDS encoding acetyltransferase — MTARITPLRLEGFEQLPKHARRCVFWEVDPSTIGDAHLTDPEFEKEAWLSMVMLEWGSCGQLAVTARADDATGDEPSAGPGADVEINLVVPADVADLTVPAGEGWTAPAVVDDPCLGFAFYAPPGAVPRARLFPTAPVSADAILLTAIGVECAEDRELLSQSLLAAVVNDLVRRGVRALEAFGYTSAAAEMNDGSTLPDELSPVVAVLGDCSVDECMLTTDFLEDVGFTVVAPHPYFPRLRLELDKGLGWKAEVEAALERLLENARIELPIGAGMSGVGVKSSGPQ; from the coding sequence GTGACAGCACGAATAACGCCGCTTCGGCTCGAGGGCTTCGAGCAGCTGCCCAAGCATGCGCGGCGCTGTGTGTTCTGGGAAGTCGATCCGTCCACCATCGGTGACGCCCACCTGACCGATCCCGAATTCGAGAAAGAAGCCTGGCTCTCGATGGTGATGCTCGAGTGGGGGTCCTGCGGGCAGCTTGCGGTCACCGCTCGTGCGGACGACGCAACGGGCGACGAGCCAAGTGCTGGGCCAGGCGCCGACGTCGAGATCAATCTGGTCGTTCCAGCCGACGTAGCTGACTTGACGGTGCCGGCAGGGGAGGGGTGGACAGCTCCGGCCGTCGTGGACGATCCGTGTCTGGGCTTCGCGTTCTATGCGCCCCCGGGGGCGGTGCCGCGGGCCCGGCTGTTTCCGACCGCGCCGGTCAGCGCTGACGCGATTCTGTTGACCGCGATCGGTGTCGAGTGTGCCGAAGACCGCGAGCTGTTGTCGCAGAGTCTGCTGGCCGCCGTGGTCAACGACCTGGTGCGGCGAGGCGTTCGGGCATTGGAGGCGTTCGGCTACACCTCGGCCGCGGCCGAAATGAACGACGGCAGCACGCTTCCCGACGAGTTGTCTCCGGTCGTGGCGGTGCTGGGGGACTGCTCGGTCGACGAGTGCATGCTGACAACCGATTTTCTCGAAGACGTGGGCTTCACGGTTGTGGCGCCGCACCCGTACTTCCCGCGGCTGCGCCTGGAACTCGACAAGGGACTGGGCTGGAAAGCCGAGGTCGAAGCCGCGCTCGAGCGGCTCCTGGAGAATGCCCGGATCGAGCTGCCGATCGGTGCCGGAATGTCCGGCGTCGGCGTCAAAAGCTCTGGCCCACAGTAG